The DNA window GAATTAATCCAGGACCTGCTGGCCTATGGGCGGCTGGGGCATCTCAAGCCGGAGCTTAGCCGGGTCAGCCTGCAGGAAGCCGTCGAGAGCGCTCGCTTCCAATTAGGCTATCAAATCCGGCAAAGAGAAGCCGAGGTCACGATCCTGGAACCGGTGCCGGAAGTGCTTGCCAACGCGCAGGTGCTTACTGCGGCATTGATTCACTTGCTCGAAAACGCCATCCAATTCACTTCTCCAGGAACCTTGCCGCGCGTTACCGTTCGGGCCGAGCCAAAGGGCTCACGAGTGCGGCTCTGGATTGAAGATAACGGCATCGGCATTGAGCCCAGGTATCATGAACGGATTTTTACCCCGTTCGAAACGCTCTCTCCTGCCCGGGAGAGAAGAGGGACTGGCATTGGCCTGGCCATCGTTCGTCATGGCCTCCATCGGATGGGAGGGGAAGTAGGCGTCGAATCCCAACTGGGCCAGGGCAGCCGTTTTTGGATTGAATTGCAGCGAGCTTCGAGCGACCTCTCTGGCGCATGAGCAAACTCTCCGACGTTATCCAATTGCGGGTGCGCTACAGCGAGACCGACCAGATGGGCACCTTTTACAACTCGCGCGCCCTGGAATGGTTCGAGTGCGGTCGTTCGGAATTGATTCGAAGCCGGCTGGGGATGTCCTACGCCGTCCTGGAGGAGCAGGGGGTTTTCATGCCCGTGGTCGAGGCGCACCTCGAGTTTCAAGGAGGCGCGCGTTTTGACGATTTGCTGAGCGTGGCTTCGACTGTGGAATTCTCCGGGCGCGCCCGGCTGCGTTTCGATGTCCAAGTCACCCAGGTCCAAAGCGGTCATCCGGTGGTACGCGGCTACACCGTTCATGCCTTTACCAACCGGCTGGGCAGGCCGATTCGACCGCCCGGGTGGTTCGCACAAAAACTCCGAGCCGCCGCCGGCGCCCTTGCCTGAAGCCTAATCGGTGGGCGGCAGTTTGGGGAATTTCTGGTGCGGCTCCATCTGATACCAATAAGCCACCGAGGAGATGGTGTCTTCTTCGGGCAGATAGCGGCCTCCGGATTGCCAACCGAGTGCCTGGATGGTGACCTTGAGGTCTTTTTCAAAGCGGATGGGGTCGGCGATGTGCCAGCGATAAAGACCGAAGCGCTGGCCGATCTCATAAATCTGATCGGGGGGCAGGACCTGGGCCAGGCCGGTGTATGGGGTTGAAAACACCTGGTAGTGTTTGGTGTCGCGGTTCTCGAAGTTGTACGAACCACAGAAGTAGTCCTCAGTGCCCGTGCCGCAAATGGTCGGGAACTCCTTGTCGCCGTCCATGTAGAATTTAATTTCGCCTTCACCCCACCAGCCTTGATTATGGACCTCCCAGGCCAGGTAAGTTCCCACATAAAGGCCGCGGCCCATGATGCCGTCCACGATGGTGTAGAGCCCTTTCTGTTTGAGCGGGGCTTCGCGCCGGAATTGGGCATGAAAATAACCCGCATCCCGAGGCACGCGGGCCAGCGTGTAATTGATCTGATAATAGAGCACCATGTCCTTGTCGTCGGTGTTTTCCATCACGACTTTCGCCGCTTTACGGAAGGGCATGGGCCAATAGCAATTGAAGGCGCTGCCCGGGTTTACACAGACAGCCAGCGAGTTGATCTGGCAATACTTTCCCCAACCGCACGCGAAAAAATCGCCCACAGGACACTCGACAGAGGGGCTTTCCTCGCCGTCCCAATAGAAGCGTAAAATCGAGTGGCGAAGGTCCCCGGTCGGTGTCATCCAGATTTGTTGAATACAGCCCGGCCCCTTTATCTCGCCCAAAGTAAAAGTTGTGTGGGCGCGGATGACCACGGAAGGCGAGACCTTCCAGCCTCGGCCCAGGTCGCGGGCCGCGTTTTTCCCAGTGCCTTCGGTTGCCATGCCGGCTTTGCCTTTCTCGCCGGTAAAATTCTCGGGGCTGATCGAGCGCGTTTTGGCATTCGTGACATGGTAGAGGCCGGCCAGGTTGGGTCCCATGGGGACCTCCGCGAGGAGGCTCAGCGACGCGCCGGGCGCAGCCACGGAAATAAGGAACGGGAGAAGCGGGAGGGAGAATCTCATAAGAGGATTGGTTTTTAACTGGACTGCATAATGCTACGATGTCTCGCCGGAGCCATCGCTCCGCCAAGCGGGATTGACTTTAAATAGAGTCCAGCCCGGGCTGCAAGCGCGATCCGAATTCAGCCCGGGGTCCCGTCGTCCTCGTTCTCGAAAGCCCTGAGAATCGAGCAAGACGGACGACAACGAGAGGGAGCCGGCCATTCTCAGAACGCGCGCTTAGCGGCGTTCGGAGCGGGCCTCAGCCTCGCCGCGTCCGCCGCTCCAGCGCGGGGCCCGCTCTTCGCGAGGGCGGGCGACATTTACGGTGAGGGCGCGGCCTTGGAATTCCTTATTATGGAACTGCTCGACCGCTTTGCTGGCCTCTTCGGGGGTGGCAAACTCGACAAAGGCAAACCCCCGTGATTTGCCCGTGACCTTATCCACCATCAAATTGACGGAAGTGACCACGCCCGCCTGGGCGAAATAATCCTGGAGGTCGTTTTCCATTGTTTGATATGACAAGTTGCCGACGAATAGCCTGTTTTGGTTCATAAGTTAAGTCTGCTCAAGGGAACTAGGTGGGAGGACTGCACTGGCAGGAGCACTGAATGTCTGGCTTGTTAGGTTGACTGACATCTGTCTTCTGACACCGACACGGTCGTTCTTTGAACGGACGAGAAATTACTTAACAAACCCACCGCGGCTGGTCAACAGGAGAAATTAGGGGATTTTGAATTTTGTAGCCGCCAAAAGAGCGACAGGGAATTTCCTCATTGACCAAATCTGCAGTATCAGCGATGAACGGTCCAGCGGCACCGGTTTTTGTGAGATGAAGGGAATGCAGACGGAGTTTGGGATGAGCGTAGCCGTGTGCGCGTGGTGTGAGCCGCGCGCACGCGGCTCGAGCCCCGGTGCGCTCTCGCATGGGATTTGTCCGCGTCATCTGCGTAAATTCAAACTCGAGGCCAGCGGCGTCGTTATCAAATCCAGGCCGCGCCACCGCCGCAATTTGGCTCAGGAAATTCTTCTGCCGCTTGGCTGAGCTGCCATGAAGGGCAATCCCCTTCATCAGTCCTCCTTCTCCTGTTCCTCATCCCTTCTCCTTTATACGGGATTTAATTGCCAAGCCCCTGCTGATGCGGTATAGGAGCAGCATGAAGCGCAGGCTTAGTTTTATGCGCTCGCGAAGGGAGTGTGCCAAAGACGGGAGGGGTGCAAAATCACCAATTCCGGTGGATGGCTCCCGGGGCCTGGCGTTGCAACTCCAGGAATTCGAAGCGCTCCGAAAGAATCCCGCGAGTGACGTGCTCTCCAAGACCAGTCCGGCTCCGAGGGCATTTTCTCTGATCGAGCTGCTGGCCGTCATGGCGATTATTTTGGTGCTTACGATGCTTTATTGGGGGCCCAGCAACGCCAGCCGCCAGCGGGCCGTTCTAAGGACATGCCAAAACAATCTTCAAAAACTCTATATTGCCCTCGAAATATACGCCAATGATCATGCGGGTAAATTCCCCGTCGTGACGGGGGCGAGCCGCTCGGAGGCCCCGCTCAACTTGCTGGTTCCGCGTTATACGTCCGATACCTCGTCGTTCATTTGTCCCGGCACAAAAGACACTGACATTCCTTCGCTGGGTTCCCTGCTGAAGCGGAAGATCAGTTATGCCTATTATATGGGGATGAGTCTCACGAACGCCCCGCAGGTTGTCATGAGTGACGAACAGGTCGATACCAGTTCCAAAGCCGCCGGGCAATTGGTCTTTTCACCAGATGGCAAGGCCCCGGGCAATAACCATGGGAAATATGGCGGGAACCTGATATTTGGCGATGGCCATGTGCAACTGAGCCCGCCCAGGACGCCCGTCCCGCTCCAATTGGCCCCCGGCGAGTTGCTCCTCAACCCATGAAAGTTCAGTGTTCCTGCGGGGCAAAGTTCGAGTTCCATATAACTCAGGCGATGGAGAACTGTCCTGTGGGCTTTATCTGCCCTGTCTGCGGGTTGAATTCATCGGAATTTGTTGACCACCTGATTCGGCAGGAGCTTGGACAGACCGAGACCCCAAAGGGCCTGCCCATTCCGATCGTTCTTTCCACGCCCCAAGCCGCCACTCCGAATTCTCCGGCGGAACAACCGCCCGAGGCAAACCCGGCAATTGTGGAGGTCCAGGCGCCCCCCCGCTGTTTGAAACACCCGGGCCAGGCGGCCCAGGAGAAGTGCATCGTTTGTTCCAAACCGATCTGCCCCAAGTGCATGGAACTGTTTGGTTATGTTTGCTCTCCATTGTGCAAAGCCAAAGCCGAAGCGCGCCGGATAACCATTCCGGTTTATACCGGCCAGAAGTCCATTGTTGAGGCGCGCGTCTGGCGGCGGGCGGTCTGGATTGGTTCGATTGGGGGAATTCTGGCCGCTGTTTTACTCGGCGTTTGGTTTTGGTATGCCTGGTTTGGCTCCATTCCCAAGCCGATCTTTTCCGTGCGCTTTGACGAGCCGGCCTATGCCGGCCAAACGATAGCTTGCGGCAAGAACAACGACCAACTCGTGTGCCTTCACGGAGACACCCTGGCGCGCTACGATCTCAAAACCAAAAAGCGGTACTGGTCGCTGCACCTGTTGGATGCCAACAAGTTGGCCGACCAGGCCAACGCCCAACTGGCTCAAATGCAACAGAACAATGCCCGCCTGAGGGATAATGGGGACGAGGACCTCCCGCGCCTGCCTTCACCCGACAAGCTGATGCAACAAATGGAGCAAGCAGCCGAAGAACAAATGACTTTGTTCGTTCGAGGCCTGAACATTTGGGTGGCCTCGCCTGAAAAGGTGGTTCGATACGATTGGGAGACGGGCAAACCGCTGAAGGAATTGGAGGTCCAGGCCGGTCGGGGCGTGTTGATTTCGCGCGGGGATGAGTTGCTGGTGCTGAACGATGGCTTCGGCAAGCCGCGCGTGACCCACATCAATCTGGTCAGTTGCGATTCCAAGACGGAAGACCTCGATGCGCCGCAGGCGGGTAGTTTGGCAGAGGGTGACGCCGTTGGGGCGGTTGAGGCGGGCGGCTCGCCAACGGCGGGTCTGCCGGCAGGAGTCCCTGGCAGTGACCTGAACCGCCCGATGGACCCGGCAAAAGTAGCCGAGCAGGCGCAGCACCTCTCGCTGCCTGCCCGCATCGCCTTGCCGGCCACTCTTGCCAATACAATGAACCAGGAGCGCACACTGGCCGCTATGCAAGATGACCAAAAGCGCCCACAACCTGCCGCTCAAACCTCCCCGCAATCCACCTTCTCCATTATCCCAACCCCAGTGGGCTTCCTCGAGTTTTCGACAAAGCTGCTCGAATCGCACATCGTCCAGGAGAGCGCGATGAAACCCGCTCCGGCTAAATCGGTCCTCTCCGGGAACCTGACAACCGGCAACACCGCCGACGCTGCCAATGAAATCCTCAATGACATGCAACGCTCGCGCGGCGGCGATGTGGCTCAGGAGGACTCGAGCCGTTACGAGGTCACCCTGCGCAACCCGGGCTCGGACCTGGCCTGGACCGGGGACGTCATCGGCCCGCCCAAGCTCTTTCCGCTCAAAACTGTCAATGTCCTGGCATCAGACAAAAAGATCATGGTGTTCGATAAATCGAACAAAAAGCTTTGGGAAAGTTCGTTGGCGTTCAGTATCAACGGCGGCCTGAGCTCGCTGGAGGAGGGCAGTTCTCCGCTGGGGCAGGGCCCGTGTGTCGAGAGGCAGGGGTCTCTTTATGTGTTTGACGAAGGGGTGTTGACCGCCTTCGATTTGGCCACGGGCAATGTCCGCTGGCGTTTGCCATCGGTCGGCATTGCCGGTTTGTTTTTCAATGATAATGGTCAAATGTATGTGAACACCACCACCGCCAGCCCGGAGAGCCTCAAGTATAAACGGCAGATCGACATTTCAGAAAAAGTCGGCGCCGTCATCATTAAGATCGATTGCAAGACAGGCAAACTGCTCTGGACGGCCCAACCCGGCGGCTTAATCAATTATGTCTCCGGCAAATTCGTCTTTGCCGTGCAGTCCTATCGTCCTTCCGAAGAGGAGCAGAATGGGCCTCAAACCGGATTTGAGACGCCGCCCTACCTGCGGATTCGGCGGATCAATCCCAAAAACGGCAGCGAGATGTGGGAGTACTTCCAGCAACGCGCCCCGCTGGACGTGGCATTTGACAGGAACACCTTCCGGCTGGTGTTCAAGAACGAAGTCCAGGTCCTGAAATTTCTCTCGTTCTGAAGAGAGACTTTGGGCCGTTGGTATGCGGCGGCAAATGGTCGGAATCACCGGCAGTTCGAAATCTCATGAAGATTATCACGGACGAGCATTGCACCGGCTACGTTTGCCCGGGCCATCCCGAACGGCCCGAGCGCATTGGCAGGAGCGTGGCGAGACTGCGCGCGCAGAGCGAACTGCCCCTGACTTGGGCCTCGCCGCTGCCGGTCAATGACGAGGCGCTCCTGCGCGCCCACTCGCCCGAGCATCTCGCCCGCCTTGGCCAGCGCCAGGATTTCGACCCGGACACGCCGTTCTTTCCGCAAATCGCAAGCTATGCGCGGGCGTCTGTTGGCGCAGCGCTTGCCGCCCTGCAGGCAGCCCGCGAGGGGGAGAATGTTTTCAGCCTCATGCGCCCACCGGGCCACCATGCCACGCGCTCGAAGGCGATGGGGTTTTGTTACCTGAACAACATCGCAATCGCCGCCTTGGAAGCCCTCGCCACCGGCGCTCGCCTGGTCGCTATCTTCGATTTCGATGTCCACCATGGCAATGGAACCGAGGCCATCCTCATGAACCAGCCGGGAACCGCGTTTATTTCCATCCACCAGTTCCCGTGCTACCCCGGCACGGGCGCGAGGAATATCGGCAACAACTGTTTTAATTACCCGGTCCCGCCACAAACACCTCGAAGCGAGTACCGCCACATTCTGTCGAGCGCCTTCGAGCATCTGCAATCGTTGAAACCTGACCTGGTCGCCGTCTCGGCGGGATTCGACTGTTACGCGCGCGACCCGCTGGCCCAGGAAACTCTTGAGACAGAGGATTTTTATTGGCTGGGCCAATTGATTCGGGGGATAGGCGCGCCGATTTTCAGCCTTCTGGAAGGGGGCTACAGCAGCGACCTGCCTGAGCTCATTCTGGCGTATCTGAAAGGCATCGATGGCAGATGAATTAGCGTTCCAGGTTTTTTATCCTTAAGTTGAGCTTTTCGCCCTTCATAGCCGCGCTCGCGCTGAACCGCCCTGCATTCTGCACGGCGAACGTAAAACGAATGCCTCCGCACTCCAACGCTTTTGCTATTGCCTTCCGCCGCGCGCGCGTTGACCCTGGAGCATGAATAGTCTCCAACACCACGGGATTCACGAAGCTCATAAACAACTCCGTTTGCGAATGCAGCGCAGCGGGCTGTCGTCCATCAAGGTCGAGGTCACTCGGCGAGCCGGCAAATTGCGTTTTCACTTCACGGGTTTGGATGAGGAGGTAACAAAAGCCGAAAAGATCCTCGCCGACTGGAACTGAAAGCCGCAGCCCAGAACGCACCGTGATTTGGTGTTAGTAACCATCATGGAGGGCGGGGCTGGGGAGGCGAGGTTCGAATGTTGGAGGTTCAAGGGAGGAACAGCAGGGAAACTGAAGTATTAAAAAATAGCGTTAGTTACCATTATTTACCGTTATCTAGCGATATGGAGGGGTTGACTGCGGTTGACTCGGGTTTTTGGTGAAGAGCGGAGGGGGCCAACTTGAGTCAAGCGGGGTTAGGGGCAGGTCTCGGGGTTC is part of the Verrucomicrobiia bacterium genome and encodes:
- a CDS encoding histone deacetylase, coding for MKIITDEHCTGYVCPGHPERPERIGRSVARLRAQSELPLTWASPLPVNDEALLRAHSPEHLARLGQRQDFDPDTPFFPQIASYARASVGAALAALQAAREGENVFSLMRPPGHHATRSKAMGFCYLNNIAIAALEALATGARLVAIFDFDVHHGNGTEAILMNQPGTAFISIHQFPCYPGTGARNIGNNCFNYPVPPQTPRSEYRHILSSAFEHLQSLKPDLVAVSAGFDCYARDPLAQETLETEDFYWLGQLIRGIGAPIFSLLEGGYSSDLPELILAYLKGIDGR
- a CDS encoding RNA-binding protein, with the protein product MNQNRLFVGNLSYQTMENDLQDYFAQAGVVTSVNLMVDKVTGKSRGFAFVEFATPEEASKAVEQFHNKEFQGRALTVNVARPREERAPRWSGGRGEAEARSERR
- a CDS encoding glycoside hydrolase family 172 protein, with translation MGPNLAGLYHVTNAKTRSISPENFTGEKGKAGMATEGTGKNAARDLGRGWKVSPSVVIRAHTTFTLGEIKGPGCIQQIWMTPTGDLRHSILRFYWDGEESPSVECPVGDFFACGWGKYCQINSLAVCVNPGSAFNCYWPMPFRKAAKVVMENTDDKDMVLYYQINYTLARVPRDAGYFHAQFRREAPLKQKGLYTIVDGIMGRGLYVGTYLAWEVHNQGWWGEGEIKFYMDGDKEFPTICGTGTEDYFCGSYNFENRDTKHYQVFSTPYTGLAQVLPPDQIYEIGQRFGLYRWHIADPIRFEKDLKVTIQALGWQSGGRYLPEEDTISSVAYWYQMEPHQKFPKLPPTD
- a CDS encoding thioesterase family protein, encoding MSKLSDVIQLRVRYSETDQMGTFYNSRALEWFECGRSELIRSRLGMSYAVLEEQGVFMPVVEAHLEFQGGARFDDLLSVASTVEFSGRARLRFDVQVTQVQSGHPVVRGYTVHAFTNRLGRPIRPPGWFAQKLRAAAGALA
- a CDS encoding PQQ-binding-like beta-propeller repeat protein, with the translated sequence MKVQCSCGAKFEFHITQAMENCPVGFICPVCGLNSSEFVDHLIRQELGQTETPKGLPIPIVLSTPQAATPNSPAEQPPEANPAIVEVQAPPRCLKHPGQAAQEKCIVCSKPICPKCMELFGYVCSPLCKAKAEARRITIPVYTGQKSIVEARVWRRAVWIGSIGGILAAVLLGVWFWYAWFGSIPKPIFSVRFDEPAYAGQTIACGKNNDQLVCLHGDTLARYDLKTKKRYWSLHLLDANKLADQANAQLAQMQQNNARLRDNGDEDLPRLPSPDKLMQQMEQAAEEQMTLFVRGLNIWVASPEKVVRYDWETGKPLKELEVQAGRGVLISRGDELLVLNDGFGKPRVTHINLVSCDSKTEDLDAPQAGSLAEGDAVGAVEAGGSPTAGLPAGVPGSDLNRPMDPAKVAEQAQHLSLPARIALPATLANTMNQERTLAAMQDDQKRPQPAAQTSPQSTFSIIPTPVGFLEFSTKLLESHIVQESAMKPAPAKSVLSGNLTTGNTADAANEILNDMQRSRGGDVAQEDSSRYEVTLRNPGSDLAWTGDVIGPPKLFPLKTVNVLASDKKIMVFDKSNKKLWESSLAFSINGGLSSLEEGSSPLGQGPCVERQGSLYVFDEGVLTAFDLATGNVRWRLPSVGIAGLFFNDNGQMYVNTTTASPESLKYKRQIDISEKVGAVIIKIDCKTGKLLWTAQPGGLINYVSGKFVFAVQSYRPSEEEQNGPQTGFETPPYLRIRRINPKNGSEMWEYFQQRAPLDVAFDRNTFRLVFKNEVQVLKFLSF
- a CDS encoding type II secretion system protein produces the protein MDGSRGLALQLQEFEALRKNPASDVLSKTSPAPRAFSLIELLAVMAIILVLTMLYWGPSNASRQRAVLRTCQNNLQKLYIALEIYANDHAGKFPVVTGASRSEAPLNLLVPRYTSDTSSFICPGTKDTDIPSLGSLLKRKISYAYYMGMSLTNAPQVVMSDEQVDTSSKAAGQLVFSPDGKAPGNNHGKYGGNLIFGDGHVQLSPPRTPVPLQLAPGELLLNP